One window of the Pieris rapae chromosome 11, ilPieRapa1.1, whole genome shotgun sequence genome contains the following:
- the LOC110994314 gene encoding CAAX prenyl protease 2, which produces MIPWEWIGIGNCLFSVIACVFLTISYVASLYVWRTKENRDHPSTIKRRFFSVFIMMMLAPLFTYYFLNKPLDISEMYVKMGLREKGFLQALILPLLLTVILFLGPLSMQLFSGAWRIYIEPMYWISCWQDLVWVRNHIMAPLSEEWVFRACMMPLLLQCLNPMSAVFIGPLLFGIAHFHHVFEQIKAGYEIKTALIVSSFQFTYTSMFGAYSSFLFLRSGHFIAPLMAHIFCNHMGFPNFSDIALFPPLERFVIVCNYLLGFGLWCYLLNPMTSPDIYYNKLNFVT; this is translated from the exons ATGATTCCATGGGAGTGGATAGGTATTGGAAACTGCTTATTCTCCGTAATCGCCTGTGTGTTTTTAACTATATCATATGTTGCAAGTCTGTATGTGTGGAGAACAAAAGAAAACag AGACCATCCAAGTACTATTAAAAGAAGATTCTTCagtgtatttattatgatgATGCTTGCTCCCTTATTTACAtactattttcttaataaaccaTTGGACATATcagaaatgtatgtaaaaatggGTTTGAGAGAAAAGGGATTTCTTCAAGCCCTAATTTTGCCATTATTGCTGacagttattttattcttaggACCACTATCTATGCAATTATTTTCTGGAGCATGGAGAATTTACATTG AACCAATGTATTGGATATCATGTTGGCAAGATTTAGTTTGGGTTAGAAACCATATTATGGCACCATTAAGTGAAGAATGGGTATTTAGAGCATGCATGATGCCTTTATTACTGCAGTGTTTGAACCCAATGTCAGCGGTTTTCATTGGACCATTACTATTTGGGATTG cTCATTTTCATCATGTATTTGAACAGATTAAAGCTGGATATGAAATAAAGACAGCATTAATTGTTTCTT CTTTCCAATTTACATACACTTCAATGTTTGGTGCTTATTCATCATTTTTGTTCTTGAGAAGTG GTCATTTTATTGCACCACTAATGGCTCATATATTCTGCAATCACATGGGATTCCCAAACTTTAGTGACATTGCTCTATTTCCCCCTCTTGAGCGTTTTGTTATTGTCTGCAATTATCTATTAGGATTTGGACTGTGGTGCTACCTCTTAAATCCAATGACTAGTcctgatatatattataataaactaaattttgttACCTGA
- the LOC110994313 gene encoding BTB/POZ domain-containing protein KCTD3, giving the protein MSNYQEIVNLNIGGTRFATSWHTLTWVPDTFFTALLSGRIPTVRDETGAIFIDRDPNLFGLILNFLRTRDIDLNNVNIRALRHECDYFGITPLSRRLALCDEMNHSSCGDVLFYGYLPPPLTPSPNSSGKNSNSGSRKNLTASNSELAASRTHSRNSSLDLRTVGRVPSQDQLSRCGRGHSRAASLGNADTQKGLRVENTWSENAKVQIIKAHHNWIAVAYSHFVTGYRLTDSCGWYVVFQSPVQESTIERIALNAKTGGATSSGSNSSGTDVMLGVASGLFVRLWAFSTHTEPVRRTLIGTFNLGVRVEHLLFVGPQLVALSGAGSRSKAGVWHTSTQHWQTQDVAHLTTYDTAGSFLLLGTATGAINYIDMQKFPLRMKDNDLLVTQLYKDPNQEPITAISVYLTPKTSLCGNWLEIAYGTRYGSVRVIVQHPETVGHGPQLFQTFTVHQSPVTKVSLSENYLISVCSEYNHVRSWRVTRFRGMISTQPGTTPKAAFKVLALEAPTAQPHNDSGPYGEQDEEQIFIQKVVPDTDTLYVRLASNGKRVCTIRSVDGSPVSCFVVAECEGALRPRRLLLCGHRSGATQMWDLTAPIDKAAKPSQTVGGSGEGEESPIADGGPSPDELVRLLSACDLDASPAPPTPAILPTSPNRPIQAP; this is encoded by the exons atttgCCACATCATGGCATACATTAACATGGGTTCCAGATACTTTCTTTACAGCCCTCCTAAGTGGTCGAATCCCTACAGTACGCGATGAGACTGGGGCCATATTTATAGACAGAGATCCAAACCTTTTTGGTCTTATTCTCAATTTTCTTAGAACTAGAGATATTGACCTTAACAATGTTAACATAAGAGCATTGAGACATGAATGTGATTACTTTGGAATTACTCCACTGAGTAGACGGCTTGCACTTTGTGATGAAATGAATCATTCCTCATGTGGTGATGTATTATTCTATGGATACCTCCCTCCACCAT TAACTCCCTCACCAAATAGCAGTGGAAAGAATAGCAATAGTGGTTCTAGAAAGAACCTTACAGCATCTAATTCTGAATTAGCAGCAAGCAGGACACATTCTAGAAATTCATcacttgatttaagaactgtaGGGCGTGTTCCTTCACAAGACCAATTAAG tcgaTGTGGTCGTGGACATTCAAGAGCAGCCTCTCTAGGCAATGCAGATACTCAGAAAGGCCTACGAGTTGAAA ATACATGGTCAGAAAATGCGAaagttcaaataataaaagcgCATCACAACTGGATTGCTGTTGCATATTCACATTTTGTTACAGGATACag ACTAACAGATTCATGCGGCTGGTATGTAGTGTTCCAATCACCAGTACAAGAATCAACTATAGAACGCATAGCATTAAATGCTAAAACAGGAGGTGCGACATCTAGTGGAAGCAATTCATCAGGAACTGATGTGATGCTTGGTGTCGCGAGTGGACTGTTTGTTCGACTCTGGGCTTTCTCAACTCATACTGAACCTGTAAGGAGAACGCTTATTG GCACGTTCAATCTTGGCGTACGCGTAGAACATTTATTATTCGTGGGTCCGCAATTGGTCGCTCTTAGTGGGGCAGGTAGCCGAAGCAAGGCTGGTGTGTGGCACACGAGCACACAACACTGGCAAACTCAAGACGTTGCTCATCTCACTACATACGACACTGCTGGGTCGTTCTTGCTATTGGGAACTGCTACGGGcgctattaattatatag ATATGCAAAAGTTCCCTCTGCGTATGAAGgataatgatttattagtaACGCAACTGTACAAGGACCCCAACCAGGAACCAATCACAGCTATTTCCGTTTATCTGACGCCAAAGAcga GTCTGTGTGGCAATTGGTTAGAAATAGCATATGGAACTAGATACGGCTCGGTACGAGTTATAGTACAACATCCGGAGACAGTTGGACATGGACCACAGCTGTTCCAGACGTTTACGGTTCACCAGAGTCCTGTTACTAAG gtaTCTCTATCGGAGAACTACCTAATATCAGTCTGCAGTGAATACAACCATGTGAGGTCATGGCGAGTAACTCGGTTCAGGGGAATGATTTCCACCCAGCCCGGTACCACACCCAAGGCAGCTTTCAAAGTGTTGGCTTTAGAGGCACCTACGGCACAGCCCCATAATGACTCTG GACCATATGGCGAGCAAGATGAAGagcaaatatttatacaaaaggtGGTCCCTGATACGGACACATTGTACGTGCGGCTCGCTTCCAATGGGAaaag aGTATGCACAATTCGTTCCGTTGATGGTTCTCCAGTATCGTGCTTCGTAGTGGCAGAATGTGAAGGTGCGTTACGTCCCCGTAGATTACTACTCTGTGGTCATAGATCAGGTGCAACACAGATGTGGGACCTCACAGCACCGATAGATAAAGCCGCCAAGCCCTCACAGACTGTCGGAGGAAGTg GTGAAGGTGAAGAGTCTCCAATAGCAGATGGGGGTCCATCCCCTGATGAATTAGTTCGTCTTTTATCAGCATGTGATTTAGATGCTTCCCCCGCACCCCCCACACCCGCTATTCTCCCCACTTCCCCTAATAGACCAATACAAGCCCCATGA